Genomic segment of Hydra vulgaris chromosome 08, alternate assembly HydraT2T_AEP:
AAATGCGGTATGTAAATGCGTATGCGGTATGTAAAACGTATACGTATGCGGTGTAAATTATTACGTATGTAAAAAACGCGTTGTTAGAAGgtgcaattaaaatttgttcgCGAATTGGTACTGTGGTTTATCttcctccggctaattgccatatagaggccacattaccgaGGACCGCAAAGACAAGTTCGGCTCCAAacggagcgtcataacccgctctgcggaccaagagtaaagtgattttgggaagaacgaagatatgttagagtgaaagatagAAGTAGTCGatttagaaagatagcataaagACAGAGGACAGGATTGCACGcgatgttagaaggtgcaattaaaatttgttcgcgaattaattttgaatttaatacgTAACATTACGTTAATAATTTACGTATGTAAATTAATAACGTAATGTTACGTATTAATTTACGTTATTACGTAAATTACGTTATTAATTTACGTATGTAAATTAATAACGTAATGTTacgtattaattttaaaattaattaacgaacaaattttaattgcaccttctaacaccgcgtgcaatcctgtccgctgtctctatgctatctttctaaatATACTACTTCTATCTAttactctaacatatcttcgttcttcctaaaatcactttactcttggtttGTAGAGctggttatgacgctccttttGGAGCCGAACTCGTCTTTGCGgtccttggtaatgtggcctctatatggtaaatagccggaggaggataaaccacacaCATAAGCAACACCAATTCGCGAATTTAACGCGtcacaaatttaatttattttacgtTACCTTACGTCTATCTTGATTCTTGTTAGAGTGTAACCAATTAAGACATAATGTTACgttaaaaaaatccatttacGTCACGTAGTTTAGTTACGTCTCGAATCTATATTTAGTAACGTTACGTTACATCTTATTTGattatactttataaagttaaaaagaaaactaattgAGACGTAACGTTGCgaattgagaatttttttttttcgtgacAAAGTAACCAATTGAGACGAagctattttacaataaaaataaaataaaagatgattTTTAGCAATACggcaatataaaacaaacatttactgCATTATCAAGtctatttactttatatttaattaaaagttcgAGAATGTAACCTTGTTACCAATTGTAACCGATTAAGACGTAacgtaactttaaaatgttatagggGTTACAAATTACTAACACATAACAATATAACACATCACAAACGTAGAAAcacattatatatgaaaaacatttacagacttttaaaatataaatcaataaaaccTTAACGCATATAAACGCATAATAAATAactcataaatataattaaatatataaattaagaaaaatatatagattagagacattaataaaatacaaccttaattttataatattcgtTTAATGACATACTTCGTATTAAATacataacaactttaaaaaaaacaaacgattaaacgatatatacatatatatatatatatatatatatatatatatatatatatatatatatatatatatatatatatatatatatatatatatatatatatatatatatctatatctatatgtatatataaatatatatatatatatatatatgtatgtttgtataaatgtatatatatatatatatatatatatatatatatatatatatatatatatatatatatatacatttatacaaacatacatatatatatatatatatatatatatatatatatatatatatatatatatatatatatatatatatatacatctatctatatatatatatatatatacatctatctatatatatatatatatatatatatatatatatatatatatatatatatatatatatatatatatacatttatacaaacatacatatatatatatatatatatatatatatatatataaatatatatatatatatatatatatatatatatatatatatatatatatatatatatatatatatatataaatatatatatatttaatatatgaacatcaataaatacgaattctctcaatactaattttttttatttttctaagaaaatcaaattgtcaaaacaaaatattactacctgtaaaaaaaaaaagaaaaaggaattaaactttatttagcataaaactttatttatcgtgaaactttatttactacaaaaatattgatatggttattttaatcaaataaaatttgtaaaagatatccaaaactatttatataaaaagttaactcAAGATGATTATGAATCTGTCAAAAACGTTACTGAAAAATCCcaagaaaaaatgtttgttaaatctAAATATCGTctgatcaaaaaatttaatatcttgaaaaatataaattcaaaagaaaaagctGAGACTCCTTCATTTCTTAAAGATGTCGTGTTAAACCTATGTAAAACGGAAATACCTGAAAACCACAGAAATCTTTTGAAACTAGGACCTAAATTTGTTCCAACTATACAAAATATACCCTATTTAGACATTATTTTAGTAACAGAATCCACTGCGTTAAAACTAGATTTTACCAACAAAATTGAGAGTTCACAAGACTTACGCAGAAACGTGTTGAGGCAACTTAAAATGCTTTAACCACAAAAAaacagtaatttaaattataaacagaGGGAAGcattgaaacaaataaaagagGACAAAAACATTGATATATACTCTTTTGATAAAGGAGCAGGCTTTGTTAGAATAGAACACCACAAAGCCATTGACAAAGTTCGTCAAGAGATTGGCAAAACAAAGATAATTAAAGAGGACCCTACCATTACATTTGCTACTAAAATTAGAACTTACCTatcaaaattgaataaaaaagggCGATTTACCAAAAAAGAGTATGAAAGTCTTTACCCAAGCGACCCAGTACCGCTATGTATGTATGGTGTAATTATAGCGCATAAACCGTAAAAATCATACCCTATGCGATTAGTAGTTTCAACCATCGGAACACCAAGTTATGGAATATCATAATATCtagtaaatatatttcaaccaactttagataaaaacataacaaagttaaaaaattcgTCAACTTTTCTAAAAACTGCTAAGCTTTGGGATATATCAAACAATGAAATACAGGTATCTTATGACGTTGTCAATTTATATTCGTCAATTCCTCTGGGAGAGGCTACAAGAATTCTTCTTGATATGTTAGAGCACTtcccaaatttaaataaactaacaaaACTAAGCgtttcagaaataaaatcactaatagaactgtgtttatataaatattattttttatggaatGAAGAAATTCACGAGCTTGTAGATTCAGCTCCAATAGGACTTTCACTCATGGTAGTACTTGCGGAAGGTTTCctgcaattttttgaaaataaagcaattgATATTGCGCTTCATTCTAATCCACCGTTAGAAATAAAATCGTTTTTCAGGTACGTAGATGATAGCCACGCaagatttacaaataaatataatgccatccgttttcaacaaatattaaaCAGTCAACATCATGCCATCAAATACACAATTGAATTGAAAGATg
This window contains:
- the LOC136083326 gene encoding uncharacterized protein LOC136083326, which translates into the protein MWPLYDIQNYLYKKLTQDDYESVKNVTEKSQEKMFVKSKYRLIKKFNILKNINSKEKAETPSFLKDVVLNLCKTEIPENHRNLLKLGPKFVPTIQNIPYLDIILREALKQIKEDKNIDIYSFDKGAGFVRIEHHKAIDKVRQEIGKTKIIKEDPTITFATKIRTYLSKLNKKGRFTKKEYESLYPSDPVPLYKNITKLKNSSTFLKTAKLWDISNNEIQVSYDVVNLYSSIPLGEATRILLDMLEHFPNLNKLTKLSVSEIKSLIELCLYKYYFLWNEEIHELVDSAPIGLSLMVVLAEGFLQFFENKAIDIALHSNPPLEIKSFFRYVDDSHARFTNKYNAIRFQQILNSQHHAIKYTIELKDENKRLNFLDIQITNNRKGNYDFNIHRKKAITNIQVKPNSNHDPKILEGIFKGFIHRALSICSEKFLNKEIDFLINVFAENGYEKKKIQNLANIVIKKQHSNNKIILSNNEATMPTISLPWIPILSPKLRKIFRKAGYRAVFKSSANLKSLLTSRNKTKLPSNSHPGVYLIECECEEKYIGETKMKIATRTKQHQKNVFEEKLEQSAIGHHKIKCSCSIKWDQVKTLKVEPKKFERKV